A window of Pseudophryne corroboree isolate aPseCor3 chromosome 12, aPseCor3.hap2, whole genome shotgun sequence contains these coding sequences:
- the LOC134980479 gene encoding transmembrane protein 121 isoform X3 translates to MVLPPPDKRHVCLTTIVIMTSMAFMDAYLVEQNQGPRKIGVCIIVLVGDICFLIVLRYVAVWVGAEVKTAKRGYAMILWFLYIFVLEIKLYFIFQNYKADKKNMDTVARKALTLLLSISVPGLYLVLVSLDSMEYVRTFRKKEDLRGRLFWVALDLLDILDIQANLWEPYKTGLPIWAEGLMFFYCYILLLILPCVSLSEISMQGEHIAPQKMMLYPVLSLVTINIVTIFIRVVNMVLFQDSRVSTIFIGKNIIAIATKVCTFFEYKKQVKEFPQNTIALELQQNSISHNQTIHNTQGVNHEQSPSREMMDT, encoded by the coding sequence ATGGTTCTTCCACCTCCAGACAAGCGTCATGTGTGTCTTACAACTATTGTTATCATGACCAGTATGGCTTTTATGGATGCCTACCTTGTGGAGCAAAATCAGGGCCCCAGGAAAATTGGAGTATGCATTATAGTGTTGGTTGGGGATATCTGCTTTCTAATCGTCCTGCGCTATGTGGCTGTCTGGGTTGGAGCAGAAGTAAAGACCGCCAAGAGAGGATATGCAATGATTCTGTGGTTTCTTTACATATTTGTTTTAGAAAttaaattatattttatatttCAAAATTACAAAGCCGATAAAAAAAACATGGACACCGTGGCTAGAAAGGCATTGACGTTGCTTTTATCCATCTCCGTTCCAGGATTATATTTGGTCCTTGTGTCGCTAGACAGCATGGAGTATGTAAGGACATTCAGGAAGAAAGAAGATCTGAGAGGACGACTGTTTTGGGTTGCTCTCGATTTACTTGACATTTTGGATATTCAAGCTAATTTATGGGAGCCGTACAAGACTGGACTTCCCATATGGGCCGAGGGTCTTATGTTTTTCTACTGCTACATCCTACTCTTGATTCTACCTTGTGTCTCTTTGAGTGAAATCAGCATGCAAGGAGAACACATTGCTCCTCAGAAGATGATGCTCTACCCTGTTCTAAGCCTCGTCACCATCAACATAGTTACGATTTTTATTCGAGTTGTGAACATGGTTTTATTTCAGGACAGCAGAGTCTCCACCATCTTCATCGGCAAGAATATCATTGCAATAGCCACAAAGGTCTGCACTTTCTTTGAATACAAAAAACAGGTTAAGGAATTCCCTCAAAACACTATTGCTTTAGAACTGCAACAAAATTCCATTTCACATAACCAGACAATTCACAATACACAGGGAGTCAACCACGAGCAGTCTCCATCCAGGGAAATGATGGATACATGA